In the genome of Bdellovibrionota bacterium, the window CCGGTGACGATCTCGGGACCGGTTAAAGCCGTGATGACCAGGTCGGCGAAATCTCCTCGCTCGGAAAGCGGCGTGCAGGTGAAAAAAATCGTCTTGGCTCCGGCGCTGCGGGCTTCGGTGAGGGCGCCGCGGACGTACGACGCCGTGGAGCCGGTGGAAATTCCCATGACGACATCCTTAGGTGAGGGGGATTGTTTGGCCAAGTCGCGGCGGCCCGCTTCGGGATCGTCTTCAGCGCCTTCGGCTGAGCGAGTGAGCGCCTTCGTTCCGCCCGCGATGACGGCGAGAACACGGTCGGGCGGCAACCCGAACGTGGGGGGGCATTCGGCGGCGTCCAACACACCGAGGCGGCCGCTGGTGCCGGCACCGACATAAACGAGCCTCCCCCCCTTCTGAAACGCTTCGGCCACCCAGTCGATGGCCGTGGCGATGGATCCCTTGGCCTCCAGGAGGGCTTTTGCGACCTTCTGGTCCTCGCGATTGATGATCTCGACGATCTCGAGACTCGATTTGACGTCGATATCCTCCGAAAGCGGATTTCGCTGTTCGGTGAGAACCAGGGCGTCCACGCCCCGCTCCAGTTTGACGGTCGAGGAACTCATTCCGGAAGGATTTTTCCGGGGTTCAAAATCCCATGAGGGTCAAACGCCGTCTTGATTCGCTTCATGACGTTGATTTGGGGCGGAGAAATCGCCATTGGAAGATATTCCCGTTTCAAGAGCCCGATCCCGTGTTCACCGGATATCGTTCCTCCCAATCGGACGGCTTCCGTAAAGAAATCGGTGAGAACCTTTTGAGAAACGACCCGCCAGCGTTCTGTCGGAAGGTCCCCCCGTCGAAAATAGGTGTGCAGATTTCCGTCCCCCGCGTGACCGTAAGAAATCACTTCGATCGCATGTTTTTTTGACACGGTATCGGCCGCCTCCAAGAGCGCCGGAACCTTCCGCCTCGGCACCACGGCGTCGGCTTCAACGTAGTCCCCCGAGTTAGCGATGGAATCGCGCACAAGTTTTCGAACCGTCCAAAGCTCTTCTCGTTGAGCGGGTGTGGCTGCAACCGAGGGCTCGCCCGCCCCCGACTCTCGGAGAACTCGCTCCAGCTCCGGAAGTTCTGTTTGAAGGGACGCACTGTCTCGGCTGTCGAGTTCGATGAGTAGGGAGGCCGGATGGTCGGGGAACGGATACGAAAGCTCGGAATGGCGGTTCAGCACGCAGCGGACCGCGCCTTGGGGAATCAGTTCCAATGTGGGAGGAACGATTCGCGCCGATAAAATCGCGACGATGCTTTTCGAAACGGCTGCAGCGGAATCGTAAGGAACGAGAAGCGTTACACGTTCCCTAGGCAACGGAACCAGCCGCAAGATGATTTTCGTGACGATGCCGAGTGTGCCTTCGGAGCCGACCAGAAGTTGCGTGAGGTTGTAACCGGTGGAGTTCTTGGCGAACCGGCCGCCGGTCTGTATGACGTCGCCGGAGGGAAGAACCACTTCCAACCCGAGGACATACTCCCGCGTCACGCCATATTTGACGGCGCAGAGGCCGCCCGCGTTCGTCGCGATATTTCCGCCGATCGTGCAGATATCGACGCTCGCCGGTATCGGAGGGTAAAAAAGACCGCGCTGTTCGACCGCCCGCCGAAGATCGCCGGTGATCACGCCAGGTTCCGTGACCGCCACACCGTTTTCTTCGTCGATCTCTAAAATTCGGTTCATCCTTTCCAAGGAAACGACGAAGGATCCCTCGGAGGGAACGGCGGCGCCGCTTAAACCCGTCCGCGCTCCCTGGGGAACAATCGGAACGTGATGTCGATTCGCGAGCTTAAGGAGAGTGACTACCTGGGATGTCATCGTCGGAAACGCCACGGCGATCGGCCGGTCGGTGGTTTGGTGCGCTTCGTCCCGGCAGTATGGGGCGATTCGATCCGGGCCGGACCCAATCTCTAAATCGGGATATTGGCCGCGAAGTTCCCGGAGGAAGGCGTCGCCGGAGGGCATCCCGCGGGATCATATGTCACTTTATCAGGGAGGACTAGGGCGCCGAGCCGGCGCCGATCGTCCGCCATGCCACCACTTGCAAGGACGAGGCGCCGCCGCCTCCAGCGTTGGTAAATGCCTGAGCGGCTTTCGCCAAGCCTTGCGTGGAATAGCGGAATCGTGCGTTGTTGTTGTTGACGTCGATCTCCACGGGATTGTCGGCCACCGTGGAACCCAGCACCATCGTGGATCCGAACACTTGAGGGGTTCCTCCGATCTTAATTCCTCCGCCTTCATCCTGTATGAGGATCAAACCCGCGTACGTTAACGTCCCCGTAAACTCCGCTTGGCAGTTCCGAATAATGAGAATTCCATTTCCATAAAGGTTGCCGTTGAATTTCACGTTTTCGCCTGCCGTTCCTTGAATTAAGACGATTTTGGGGGATGCGCTCGTTCCGAAGGCGTTTGCGTCGGAGTTGAAGGGTCCCGACGAGGCTGCATAGGTTGTCTGGGCGATATTCCCGGCGTTTGTTGCGAACGTTTCCCAGCTGGTGCAGTCGATGTTGGCATTGTTGTTGATCGGAGGAGTACCGCCGGGAGTTCCGCTGGAGATGTCCGCCGTTGCGCCACCGTTGTAAGAAAGACCCGCGTGCGCCGGACCGCCGCTATCGGCCCCGTTGCATCCCGCACCGGAACAAGGATACGCCGGCAAATTGTAGTCCGCTCCCTGGATCGTGTTCCCCTTGGCGATGTCGGTGTTGTTCGAACAAAGCCCCATGGCGCCGATTCCGCTCGAATCGGGAGGCGCCGACGGGCCGCTGCCGGGCTGAATCTGATAGTAGGCGTCGATGATGTGCTCGGTTGTTCCCAAAGCTCCGGTGGAGACGAGACGAAAGATCAGGTCGTGATCGACGCTGTCGTTTCCGTTCTCTCCGGTGATCTGCGTCGTTCCCACATAATCGTTATCGTAAATCCCTACGGCGTATTCACCTCCCCCGGTGGTTCCGAACTGCACCGTGTGAAACATGTTGTCGATGGAGTGGGACGTTGTATAGGCGTCCAAGACTTTCCTCGCCGTAAGAGCGATCGCGGTGTCCGCGACGCCGGAGGCGCGATTCGCGCGGTTCATATTGCCCGCGAGCGAGGTGTCGACCTGCGCTCGTTGCATGCTCGTCACCACGATGAGAGTCAAAACTCCCAGGGCGATCAGAGCGACCACCAGAATCTGACCTCTAGGGGTTGCTTTTGCGCTCGAACGCACGATACCTCTGAAGTTGTTTTTGTTGGAACGGTGTGAGTTTCGCCGTCTCCGCGGCGGGAACATCGAACGTTTTCCCGGAGGCTTGAATGCTGACCGAATCTTGTCCGGGAACGATTTTGATCGAACGTATTTCCGAGGAACGGAGGGTCACCGGACCGTTGGTGCCCGCCAAAGTCAGGACGACATCCTTGGGTCCTTCGGCGCGGTCCGTTTTCGGTTGCGAGGACAGGGGTTCTTCCCGTTTTCCGGACATTCCCCACCAGAGTAAACCGCCGAGCACGAGGACGGCGGCCGCGAGTCGCGCCCATTTTTGGAGTGCCGAAACTTCGGAGATCGCGATTCCCGATTCCGTGAGTTGCTGCTTTCTCGTTTTCCAGGACGCTTCCGCCTGTTCGTCTACGAGCCTTTTGCAGAGCTGTTCGATCTTTTCCCGGATCGGGCCGGCGGTGTCGTCGAGTTCGATCTCGTTGACGCCGTTTTCCCACTGCCGGACGTATCCGGTGAAGGAGAGTCTCCGCAGACCTTTCTCGCTGGCAATGGCGACATGAATACGGACGTACGTGCCGCGAGGCAGTTTGTCCTTGGACTCGACGCGAATGAGCCCCGCCTCCATCGACCCGACATATGTTTTCAAAAATTCACTCGACGTTCGAAAATGTTTCGTGAGTATGGGAGCGTCGCGATCCGGTTTGAAAGCAGGCTTGGCGGCAGCCGACGGCGCGGCCAATCGGCCATATCCGGTCTGGCGGGACAGTTCGCGGATCGTCCTTTCAAGCGCCGCACGCTCGTCCCCCGTTTCATATTCGAATTGAATTTCCCGCCGGCCGGCCTCGATCACGAGACAGACCGCTTTTGTCGTCAGTAGATCTTTGCCGTCCTGGCGGAGCGTGATCGACAAGAGTTCTCCCGGTTTCCATTCGCCCCCCGCGCCGACGCGGCCGCTGGTCTGACTTAAAGTGAACACCGGAATCTGTTCGTCGATTCCGCTCTTCGTTCGGAATCGGGCGATGACGGCCAGTTTTTCGACGTCATATTCCGGATAGACAAAAAGGCGGACCCGCGCTCGGGCCAACGCCGTCACAATGTTCGCGATTCGGGCTTGGGACTCTCCCGCGCCGGCGAGCGTAACCGTGAACTTGCGATCCTCGACGCTGGAGATGGTTCCGCCGATCGGACCTTGCGAGAGAAGCGGCGCCAGCTCTTTCACTCGATGCGTGGTGATGGCCAGCTGGACTTCGGATCCTTTGACGAGGGGAGGCGCGGATTCGGCGCGTTCCAACGTCCAATGATGGCGGGAAACCGTGAGCAGTTGCGCGTCGGCTCCGGCTCCGTCGGCGGCAAACGTGGCCGCCAATTTGAGGGATTGAACTTGAATTCCGGCCGCGTCGTCGACGTCCGTCCAGGCGTCGCCGACGATCTCCTGAACGACCGCTTCCACCGCCTGGCGTGTCTGCTCGGCTCTCGAACGAACCAGGTCCTCGATGACTCGAAGGAGCCTCGGAAAGCTCTGCAACAGGTCCCGGAAATCGGCTCCGGGCAGAACCATCACTTCCGTCGGTTCGACCGCCCGCGCGGAGGCGGATCGCGGTTGCCCGGTTACAATCGCCATCTCGCCCAGAATGTCGCCGGTGGTCAGCTCCCCGAGTCGGAGGATGTCCGTTCCCTTTTTCTTCGTGACGGCGATCCGCCCTCGTTTGATGACGATGAGATCCAGGTCGGTCGAACCTTCACGAAGAATCTCCTCGCCGTCCTTCAACTCGCGAAACAGTAATTTGGTCGCGATCTGTTCGATCTCTTGCGGTTGCAGCGTGGCGAACAGTTGAGTGCCGTGCAGGACGTTGGTCAGCACCCGCGACCGGTAAAGCTGAGTCAGGCGATCGCGGATCGCCGGGTTCCGTTTCTCGGCATCCGCAAGCCAACGGGCCGTTAATTCGAGAACCGCCACCTCTTCCAGCGCCGCGGCGGCCGTCGTCCGTGGGGCTCCGGTGAGATAGGAGAACTCGCCGAAGATCTGCCCCGGTTGAAGCACGGCGAGGCGCTGAAGTTCGCCGTCCCCTTCCTGCCGAACGATTTCGACACTGCCGGAAAGGATGGCGTAGACCTCATCGGAACGTTCCCGTTGCTGGAAGATCACCATCGCCTTCGGGAATTTTCGGACCGGAAGCTGGCCGATCGCCTGTTGAAGAGCGGGATCTTCGATTCCTTCGAAAAGAGAGATTATTTTCGGTTCGATGGACATCAAAGTTCAATTCCGGTTCTTCAGCGATGTGGTCAGTTCGTAGGTTTCTCTCTTGTCGCCGATACTCTGGGCCCATCGGACTCGAACTTTCCGAATGGAGGATTCTGCCGTGGCCGGACTTGCCTCTGTATTGCTGGCGTTGAGATAACTGACCGTAAACTCATCCACGTCGATCAAGAAAACTTCGGAGTTGCGCGTCACCCGTTTGCCGGCCGCGTCGTAGATATACCGAATGACCTCGGGAGCGTCTCCAGCGGGTGGCGGGTCTTCAAAGTTGCCGCTGGTATTAAAATCGCCCTGAACAATCAATGTGCTGTCGTTCGAGGAGGAATCAAAGGCGGGGAGTGTGGTGGCACGAACAGGATTGAACCCGGCCTGGGCGATATCGGTCGAGAGCTTAAATCTCGCCCGCTGGGAGCTCCGTAAGACTTGGGAGGCTTCGTTCTGCCCGGACGTCGATTGCACCTGTCCGCGGATGATTTGATAAATGCCGATGGCCACCAAACAGCTAATGAGCAGCGCCACCATCACTTCGGTCAGCGTGAAACCGGAAGATTTTGCACTCTTCATGGAAGTTTCAGCGAAATGAATTCAATCATTATAAAGGAACCGACGCGAGTTAACAGCTCGGAATCCGTCGTACGGTGCGGGCCGTTCATAAAACGTGAACTTTGGTTCCCACGGAAAATCTATAAGACGACTCCGCCGAGAATCAAGCTGGCGAAAGAAAAGTAGATCACAAGACCGGTTACGTCCACCAATGTCGCCACGAACGGCGCCGAAGCGCTCGCGGGATCGAAACCCAATTTCCGAAGGATAAAGGGAAGCATGGAGCCGGTTATCGTTCCCCACATGACCACTCCCAAAAGACTGCACGCAACGGTCGCCGCCACGAACAAGTAATGTTCTCCATACATGGGTCTCCACTGCTGCCAGAGAACGATCCGGAAGAAACCGATCGTTCCGAGAATGGCCCCCAGAGCTAGCCCCGAAACGATCTCCCGGCCAAAGACCTTCCACCAATCTCGAAGCCGCACTTCTCGCACGGCTAACGCGCGAATGATCAGCGTGGATGCTTGTGAACCTGAGTTACCACCGGAACTGATGATGAGGGGGATAAACAAGGCCAAGACCACCGCCCGCTCGATCTCGTGTTCGTAATAGCCCATGGCGGTGGCCGTAAACATTTCGCCGAGAAACAGGGCGGTCAGCCATCCGGCGCGCTTGCGCACGAGTGAAAAAAAACCGACGTTGAAATAGGGGGCGTCCAATACCTCCATACCTCCCAATTTCTGAACGTCCTCCGTCTGTTCCCGCTCGACGACGTCCATGGCGTCGTCGTGCGTGATAATCCCGACCAATCTTTTGTCGGGGTCGATGACGGGGAGGGCCAGAAAGTCGTATTTAGCGACCATCTTGGCGACCTCTTCCTGATCCATGTCGACGCGCACGGAGATCGGATCGACCGACATGAAATCTTCGATTTTCTGTGTCGGCCGCGCAAGAACGAGATCCCGGAGGGATATTGTCCCGAGTAGCTTCCGGTCTCCGTCGATGATGTAGATGTAGTAAATCGTCTCTCGATCCGGCGCGATGTTTCTCAGCTTGGCCATCGCTTCGGCCACCGTGACCTGCGCGGGGAGCGAAGCATACTCCGTCGTCATGAGCGCCCCCGCCGTCTTTTCGCCGTATTGAAGAAGGCGGCGGACATCGTCTCGGTCCGCCTGCGCCATCAAGGGAAGGAGGGAATCCACCGTCTCCGAGGGAAGTTTTTTCAAGAGGTCGACCCGGTCGTCGGCCGACATTTCTTCCAAGAGCTTTACGGTTTCGGCCCTCCCCAAGTGCTTAAGGACTTCCGCTTGGGTTGCCAGCTCCAGTTGCTCGAAGACATCAATCCCTTTCGGGGCTCGAAGGATACGGACGATGGCGGCGATCCGGTCGGGGCTGAGATGCACAAGGAGTTCCGCGACGTCGCTGGGGTGAAGATCTTCGAAAACGGTGCGCAAGCTTTCGAGGTCACCGTTCTCGATGGCCTCCATCACCTCCGGAAGAAAGAGCTGGGATATTTGCACGCGCAAACGATAGGGGCCTGTCCGAGTATTGGCAAGAACCGCGTTCGGAGCGCCGCGGGGTCAGATGCGAGGCGCCGCGCCGAAGACGATGCAACACATTGTCTAGGAGCGGCAACGAAGCGGATGGCCCCATGCGCGCGGTCATTGCGAATGCTCGGATAGGCCCCTCGACGCGGATCCAACCCGTGTCAAAGGGTCCGGCCTGAGTTATGATTTTTCCAATGCATTGGGTTTTCGCCGGGATAATAGGCCTCGGTCTGAGTTCGGCGTTCGCTCAATCCCAGGCGCTCAGGGACTTTCGGGTGAAGAGCTCGTCGGAAAAGATCCCCGGCCAGACCGGCCGCCTGATTCTCTCCGAGGCTCATTTCGAGCGTTCGCCCGAAGCGATTTGGAGTCTGTTGAATCGTTTCGAGGAATTTCCGAGCTATCTGCCCCGTGTCACCGCTTGTGAATCGTTGGGCACGTTGGGAGAAAAAGAGCAGGTTTACGTTTCCATTAATTTGCCCTGGCCCCTGCCCAATCTCTGGAACATTCTGGCCATTCAACGCCAGCCGGCCGTTCATCGTTTCGACTGGGAAATGGTGCGCGGAAATATGAACGTCCTGGAAGGGACGCTGGCGATCGAAGCGGAAGGGAAGGGAAGCCTGGTCAAGCTTAGGGTTCGAACCGATCCCGGGAAGTTCATCCCCAAGTGGCTGGTCTCGTGGGGGGCCAAACATTATGTTCCAAAACTTCTTTTGGCCGTCAACGAGCGTCTGAAACAGCCCAAAGATCTGCCTGCCCCCGTTGCACCCGCAAGCGTTATCCCAAAGCAAATTCCCGCCGTGGGTGCTCAGTAGATCAAACCACCGACCACGACGATCCAAAGCGCTATATTGATCTGCAGAGGCCGATCATGAAGGATGAGGGAGGCCGGATTTCCTCCCTCATTGCGTTGGTAAACCAGATAGAGATAGTGGAAGACGCCGTAAAAAACGAACGGCGTCGTGTAAATCAATCGATCGGTACCGAACTTGCCGATCGTTTCGTCGGCCACCGTATATAGCGCATAGGAAAAGACGGTCAAAGCGGTCGTAATCATCATGACGGCGTCGATGAAAGGGACGGAGTACTCGGAGAGAACGTTTCGGTGCCGGGTGGCGTTGACCTCCAACGTGAGCAGTTCGTGGCGCCGCTTGGCCACGGCCAAGAACATCGAAACGCTGAAGGTGCAGAGAAGGAGCCAGTGGGAAAGGGCCACATTCGCTGCGGCGACCCCCGCCACGGCCCGCCACACAAAACCGAGCGCGATGCACATGATGTCGACAATCGCCACCTTCTTTAGAGCGAGCGAGTAGGCGATGTTCTGCGCGATGTAAACGGCGACGATGGCCGAAAAGTAATGGCCGAGACGAACGGCTGCGGCGCCGCCTCCGAGGATCAAGAGCGATGCGACCGCAATCGCCATGCGTGCCGAAATTCTTCCGCTGGCGATCGGACGTTTGGATTTGAAAGGATGGTGGCGGTCCGAATCGCGGTCCAGGAGATCGTTTAGAATATAAACAGCGCTGGAGACGGCACAGAAGACAAGAAAGGCGGTAGTCGCCCGCCAGAACGTCGCGGGATCGGAAAGGCGAAGAGCGAAAAAACATCCGGCGTAGCAGAGTAGGTTCTTGATCCACTGCTGAGGGCGAAGCGCTTGAAACAGGTCGTGCACCGCCGTTTAATCTACAGGGAGTGATGGGCCGATCAAATTTGTCTTTGGGGGAATATCCGTCGCCCGCGTATGCTTCGGCCGTGAGTTCAGGCCAATCGTGGGGGAGGGTGTTTCACCCAAGCCAACAGATTCTTCCCGTCGGCTGGCGGCATGAACCGCTTCGTTTCGATGCGATTTCGACATCGGTGCTGCCGTACGGCCGCGGAAGGAGTTACGGCGACAGTTGCCTCAACGACGGCGGGACACTTCTGGCCACCCGCCGCCTGGACCGTTTCATCGATTTTCATTCCGAAACCGGTGTTCTTCGATGCGAAGGGGGCGTTCGTCTGGATGCGATTCTTCGAACGTTCGTTCCCAAGGGGTTCTTTATTCCGATCACGCTAGGGACGAAGCTCATTTCGGTCGGTGGAGCGATCGCGAACGACGTTCACGGCAAGAATCACCATTGCGCGGGCACGTTCGGACGCCACGTGCTTCGTTTCGAGCTTTTGCGTTCGGACGGTCGGAGAGTCGTCTGCTCGCCGACGGACAACACGGATTTATTTCAGGCGACCGTCGCCGGTTTGGGCCTGACCGGCCTGATCTTATGGGCGGATATTCGTCTTCAAAAAATCACCGGCCCCATGGTGAGCGCCGAGTCCATTCGATTCGAGTCGTTGGACGAATTTCTGGAGCTATCGGACAGTTCGAACCGTGACTATGAGCATTCGGCGGCATGGGCCGACCTCTTGGCCAGCCGGCGAGTTCGAGGACTGTTCATGCGGGGAAATTTCAGCGAGGGGGACGGGGCGAAAAGGAAAAGCCGGTTTCGAATCAAAATTCCGATGAACGCTCCGAATTTCCTTTTAAACCGCTGGACGATGAAAACCTTTAACGCGCTCTATTTTGAGCGCCAAACACGAAAAGTCGCCCGACAAGTTCTTTCTTACGATCCCTTTTTCTTTCCTCTCGATTCCATTCGCCGGTGGAATCGGATGTACGGCAAGCGAGGTTTTTTTCAATATCAGTGCGTCGTTCCGGAGCAAGATCGGACGGCCTCTCTCCCCGTTCTGTTGGACCGAGCGCGCCGCTCCGGATCCGGCCCGTTCTTGGTGGTCATGAAAACGTTCGGAGATCTGCGGTCGCCCGGGATGCTTTCGTTTCCCCTCAAAGGAGTGACCGTTTCGCTCGATTTTCCGAACGACGGAGCGGTTACGCGGAAAACCATGGACGATCTCGACGCGATCGTTCAAGAGAGCGGCGGCGCGGTGTACCCGGCGAAGGATGCGCGGATGTCTCCGGAACACTTCAAAGCCTATTTCCCCCGGTGGCGGGAGTTCTCCGCGTTCATCGACCCGAAATTCTCGTCGAGTTTTTGGCGGCGCGTAACGGGGGAGGTTTCGTAACATGAACCGGAACGTATGCATCATCGGCGCTACGTCGGCGATCGCACAGGAAGTCGGCCGCTTGTATGCTGAAAAGGGGGCGCGGGTTTACCTGATCGCACGCAATCGCGAGAAGGTGGAACAGGTCGCGGCCGACTTGAACGTTCGCGGTGTCGAGGGAGTGGATTTCGACGTGGCCGATTTGGCCGACAGCGCGCAACACGCTCAATTGATCGACCGGGCGGTCGGGAAACTGGGCCGTCTCGACGCGGTGTTGATTGCCTACGGGACTCTTCCGGATCAGAAAAAGTGTGGAAACGACTTTAGTGAGGCGGAACGGGCGATTCGTACTAATTTCACTTCGGTCGTTTCCTTTCTTACGCATCTGGCCGACATTATGGAGAGGCAGCGAAACGGTTGTATCGCCGTCATCTCCTCAGTGGCGGGGGACCGGGGGCGGGCGAGCAACTATGTGTATGGCTCGGCCAAAGGCGCCCTCAGCCTCTATCTTCAGGGTCTTCGCGCTCGACTGGCGAAATCGGGCGTTTCGGTCGTCACGATCAAACCAGGATTTGTCGACACGCCCATGACGGTGCATTTCAAAAAGAGTTTCCTTTACACTTCGCCCCGAAAAATCGCCCCCCGAATCGTCTGCGCCATCGAGCGGAAGAAATCGGTGGTCTACCTCCCCGGATTTTGGCGGCCGGTCATGGCGATCCTTCGCGCGATCCCGGAACCGATTTTCAAGAGGCTGAATCTCTGAAAGCCTTGCCCATGTCCAAACGAGCGTTTCGAAAAATCACGACATACGTCCTGCTCTTTGCCGGCCTGTTTTCCCTGTTGTTGATCGGCGTTCAGCGGTTCCTTTCGCCCCCCTGGAATTCGATCGGCTCCCTTGTTCTGGTCATCGGTGCCTTGGCGACGGCGGCCTACCTTTTGGACATGATGGTCCCGGGCGTGAATATCTTCTCGTACGCTCCTCATCGGCTTCCCCAATCGGGGAATCGCGTGGTCCTGACGTTCGACGATGGGCCGGTGGAACCGTTCACGCGGCAAATCCTCGATATTCTCGAGCGGTACGGTGTTCCGGCCGTTTTTTTCTGTATTGGAGAAAATGTGGAACGATTTCCACAGGTGGCCAAGGAGATTGTGATGAGAGGTCATGAACTGGCGAATCACACGCAAAGCCACCGGGTCCTTCCTTTCCTCCCCGCGGAGAAAGTAGAGCGGGAGATTCGAGGAGGCGCGAACGCGTGCAAAAAAGCATCGGGTGTTCGTCCCGTGTTTTTCCGTTGCCCGAAGGGCTATAAGACTCGGCGAGTTCTCAAACTTGCAAAGAAGCTGGGCCAACAGGCCATCGGTTTTTCGTATCCGATTTTCGACGTCGAAAATCCGCTGCCCGAAACACTGATTCACAATGTCCTTCACCGCGTGAAAGGCGGAGACATCCTATTGATGCATGACGGCTTTCGGAAGGAAAAACCCGCCTCCCGCGATTCGCTCGTGGCCGCGCTTCCCAAAATCATTGAGGGAGTGCGAGGGCGCGGAC includes:
- a CDS encoding N-acetylmuramic acid 6-phosphate etherase; translated protein: MSSSTVKLERGVDALVLTEQRNPLSEDIDVKSSLEIVEIINREDQKVAKALLEAKGSIATAIDWVAEAFQKGGRLVYVGAGTSGRLGVLDAAECPPTFGLPPDRVLAVIAGGTKALTRSAEGAEDDPEAGRRDLAKQSPSPKDVVMGISTGSTASYVRGALTEARSAGAKTIFFTCTPLSERGDFADLVITALTGPEIVTG
- a CDS encoding FAD-linked oxidase C-terminal domain-containing protein; protein product: MPSGDAFLRELRGQYPDLEIGSGPDRIAPYCRDEAHQTTDRPIAVAFPTMTSQVVTLLKLANRHHVPIVPQGARTGLSGAAVPSEGSFVVSLERMNRILEIDEENGVAVTEPGVITGDLRRAVEQRGLFYPPIPASVDICTIGGNIATNAGGLCAVKYGVTREYVLGLEVVLPSGDVIQTGGRFAKNSTGYNLTQLLVGSEGTLGIVTKIILRLVPLPRERVTLLVPYDSAAAVSKSIVAILSARIVPPTLELIPQGAVRCVLNRHSELSYPFPDHPASLLIELDSRDSASLQTELPELERVLRESGAGEPSVAATPAQREELWTVRKLVRDSIANSGDYVEADAVVPRRKVPALLEAADTVSKKHAIEVISYGHAGDGNLHTYFRRGDLPTERWRVVSQKVLTDFFTEAVRLGGTISGEHGIGLLKREYLPMAISPPQINVMKRIKTAFDPHGILNPGKILPE
- a CDS encoding cyclic nucleotide-binding domain-containing protein, with protein sequence MSIEPKIISLFEGIEDPALQQAIGQLPVRKFPKAMVIFQQRERSDEVYAILSGSVEIVRQEGDGELQRLAVLQPGQIFGEFSYLTGAPRTTAAAALEEVAVLELTARWLADAEKRNPAIRDRLTQLYRSRVLTNVLHGTQLFATLQPQEIEQIATKLLFRELKDGEEILREGSTDLDLIVIKRGRIAVTKKKGTDILRLGELTTGDILGEMAIVTGQPRSASARAVEPTEVMVLPGADFRDLLQSFPRLLRVIEDLVRSRAEQTRQAVEAVVQEIVGDAWTDVDDAAGIQVQSLKLAATFAADGAGADAQLLTVSRHHWTLERAESAPPLVKGSEVQLAITTHRVKELAPLLSQGPIGGTISSVEDRKFTVTLAGAGESQARIANIVTALARARVRLFVYPEYDVEKLAVIARFRTKSGIDEQIPVFTLSQTSGRVGAGGEWKPGELLSITLRQDGKDLLTTKAVCLVIEAGRREIQFEYETGDERAALERTIRELSRQTGYGRLAAPSAAAKPAFKPDRDAPILTKHFRTSSEFLKTYVGSMEAGLIRVESKDKLPRGTYVRIHVAIASEKGLRRLSFTGYVRQWENGVNEIELDDTAGPIREKIEQLCKRLVDEQAEASWKTRKQQLTESGIAISEVSALQKWARLAAAVLVLGGLLWWGMSGKREEPLSSQPKTDRAEGPKDVVLTLAGTNGPVTLRSSEIRSIKIVPGQDSVSIQASGKTFDVPAAETAKLTPFQQKQLQRYRAFERKSNP
- a CDS encoding prepilin-type N-terminal cleavage/methylation domain-containing protein, with the protein product MKSAKSSGFTLTEVMVALLISCLVAIGIYQIIRGQVQSTSGQNEASQVLRSSQRARFKLSTDIAQAGFNPVRATTLPAFDSSSNDSTLIVQGDFNTSGNFEDPPPAGDAPEVIRYIYDAAGKRVTRNSEVFLIDVDEFTVSYLNASNTEASPATAESSIRKVRVRWAQSIGDKRETYELTTSLKNRN
- the mgtE gene encoding magnesium transporter; the encoded protein is MQISQLFLPEVMEAIENGDLESLRTVFEDLHPSDVAELLVHLSPDRIAAIVRILRAPKGIDVFEQLELATQAEVLKHLGRAETVKLLEEMSADDRVDLLKKLPSETVDSLLPLMAQADRDDVRRLLQYGEKTAGALMTTEYASLPAQVTVAEAMAKLRNIAPDRETIYYIYIIDGDRKLLGTISLRDLVLARPTQKIEDFMSVDPISVRVDMDQEEVAKMVAKYDFLALPVIDPDKRLVGIITHDDAMDVVEREQTEDVQKLGGMEVLDAPYFNVGFFSLVRKRAGWLTALFLGEMFTATAMGYYEHEIERAVVLALFIPLIISSGGNSGSQASTLIIRALAVREVRLRDWWKVFGREIVSGLALGAILGTIGFFRIVLWQQWRPMYGEHYLFVAATVACSLLGVVMWGTITGSMLPFILRKLGFDPASASAPFVATLVDVTGLVIYFSFASLILGGVVL
- a CDS encoding SRPBCC family protein, which encodes MIFPMHWVFAGIIGLGLSSAFAQSQALRDFRVKSSSEKIPGQTGRLILSEAHFERSPEAIWSLLNRFEEFPSYLPRVTACESLGTLGEKEQVYVSINLPWPLPNLWNILAIQRQPAVHRFDWEMVRGNMNVLEGTLAIEAEGKGSLVKLRVRTDPGKFIPKWLVSWGAKHYVPKLLLAVNERLKQPKDLPAPVAPASVIPKQIPAVGAQ
- a CDS encoding decaprenyl-phosphate phosphoribosyltransferase, whose translation is MHDLFQALRPQQWIKNLLCYAGCFFALRLSDPATFWRATTAFLVFCAVSSAVYILNDLLDRDSDRHHPFKSKRPIASGRISARMAIAVASLLILGGGAAAVRLGHYFSAIVAVYIAQNIAYSLALKKVAIVDIMCIALGFVWRAVAGVAAANVALSHWLLLCTFSVSMFLAVAKRRHELLTLEVNATRHRNVLSEYSVPFIDAVMMITTALTVFSYALYTVADETIGKFGTDRLIYTTPFVFYGVFHYLYLVYQRNEGGNPASLILHDRPLQINIALWIVVVGGLIY
- a CDS encoding FAD-binding oxidoreductase; protein product: MGRSNLSLGEYPSPAYASAVSSGQSWGRVFHPSQQILPVGWRHEPLRFDAISTSVLPYGRGRSYGDSCLNDGGTLLATRRLDRFIDFHSETGVLRCEGGVRLDAILRTFVPKGFFIPITLGTKLISVGGAIANDVHGKNHHCAGTFGRHVLRFELLRSDGRRVVCSPTDNTDLFQATVAGLGLTGLILWADIRLQKITGPMVSAESIRFESLDEFLELSDSSNRDYEHSAAWADLLASRRVRGLFMRGNFSEGDGAKRKSRFRIKIPMNAPNFLLNRWTMKTFNALYFERQTRKVARQVLSYDPFFFPLDSIRRWNRMYGKRGFFQYQCVVPEQDRTASLPVLLDRARRSGSGPFLVVMKTFGDLRSPGMLSFPLKGVTVSLDFPNDGAVTRKTMDDLDAIVQESGGAVYPAKDARMSPEHFKAYFPRWREFSAFIDPKFSSSFWRRVTGEVS
- a CDS encoding SDR family oxidoreductase; the protein is MNRNVCIIGATSAIAQEVGRLYAEKGARVYLIARNREKVEQVAADLNVRGVEGVDFDVADLADSAQHAQLIDRAVGKLGRLDAVLIAYGTLPDQKKCGNDFSEAERAIRTNFTSVVSFLTHLADIMERQRNGCIAVISSVAGDRGRASNYVYGSAKGALSLYLQGLRARLAKSGVSVVTIKPGFVDTPMTVHFKKSFLYTSPRKIAPRIVCAIERKKSVVYLPGFWRPVMAILRAIPEPIFKRLNL